CCAACTCTTCGCGAGTCACTCGTGaaagcccagcccagcccagcccatcaACATTTGGTCATCGTCAAAGTTGGACCACGCAAATCCTCACCACTCTCCGTCACGCACCATTCCCTCGCCGCTGGCGCCGGCGCCGTCGCGCCGCCATGCTCCGCCTTCGGTGCTGCGTCctcaaccacctcctctcctctccagccACTTCTCCCGCATCCCATCTCCACCGCCTCGTCTCCGCCGcagcgcccgcgcccgccgcccccCCGAACGCTACCTTCGCCGTGGAGGACTACCTCGTCGAAACCTGCGGCCTCACCCGAGCGCAGGCACTCAAGGCCTCCGCAAAGCTCCCCCACCTCAAGTCCCCCTCCAATCCCGACGCCGtcctcgccttcctcgccggcctcggcctctccgGCGCCGATGTCGCCGCGGCCGTCGCGAGGGACCCCAGGCTCCTCTGCGCCAAACTGGATAAAGCCCTGGCCTCCAACGTCGCGGGGctcgccggcctcggcctctcGCGCTGCGAGATCGCCCGCATCGTCTCGCTCGCCGGCTATTCCTTGGGCAACAAATCCGCCGTCTCCAAGCTACACTACTACCTGCCCCTCTTCGGCTCACCCGAGAAGTTCATCCAGGCGATGAAGTTCAATACCAATCTCCTCACGTACAGCCTGGAGCGGGTCACCAAGCCCAATGTCGCGTTCCTGCGCAAGTGCGGGCTAGGTGCTTGTGATATTGCCAAGCTGTGCGCCGCTCGGTCGAGGATGCTCACCATCAACATAGACCGCCTCCGGGCGATGGTGGCATTCGCCGAAGGTCTAGGCGTACCCCGTGGCTCTAGGATGTTCTGGCGCGCCCTGAATGCTGTTGCAGCTCTCCGTGAGGAGAATATCGCCGCCAAAGTGGACAGCTTGAAGAACATTTTCAGGTGGTCCGGTGCTGAGGTGGGCATTGCTTTTTGTAAGGCCCCAATGGTGTTGGCATTGTCCAAGGACCTGCTGCAGAGCAAGTCAGACTTCCTTATCTCTGAGGTGGGATTGACACCAGCATACATTGCTCCGCGGTCGACATTGCTCACTTTCAGCCTGGAGGGTCGGCTAAAGCCACGGTACTACGTTACAAAGTTTCTTAAGGAAAATGGATTGCTAGATCATGACCGGGACTACTATTCTGCTGTCATCCTGACAGAGAAGGTGTTCATGGAGAAGTTCATATGCCCTCACAAGGAAGCTGCACCGCAGCTCTCTGAAGACTACGCAGTAGCTTGCAAGGGGGAAGTGCCGACTAGATTCAGATTTTCAGGAACAAAGAACCTGCAATGAAAAATGTAACTGCTTATGGCACACAAAAGTTTTGACTCCCGCAAGTTGGTAAGTCATGTTTTGGTGTTCCTCGCCTAATTAGATGTGAATTGTCCGCCATTGTATGTCTGTTTCATGCTGGTTTGGACATTTTACATGTCTGTTACATGTTTTGGTGTTTTTCGCCTAATTATATGCAAATTGTCCGCTATTGTATGTCTGTTACATGCTGGTTTGGACATTTCTAATGCCTGATGAAACTGATAATTTTCGCCCTGAATCATGATTTGTTGATTCCATAATTCAGTAGAGAAGAAAGCATCGACGGTTATGAACTTGTTCATCCTCATGCCATGATTAGAGAAGAGATCAGGCCATTCTgcaatgcccaaataaaaaatctAGTTTCAAACTAGGTGGTGATGCGTTTCAAgtttttttttttgtaattttctgcATTGCAAGAATTTTGGTATTTCGGTAACACGTCATAAAATTATCATTTCAAATGTCCCTGCGTTCTTCATTTTGGTTAAGAAATAAGTACATAAGTATATGGTAGAGCCTAGGTATGTGTATCATACACGAAAAGGTTCACATGTCTAGTTCAAAAGCTGTCAACAATTTAGCATGCAATCATTTCAGTTTGGATTGCCTGTATGTGACCACAGGGAAGCTAGCACATCTTGGAGTTGGAGTTGTTTTACAAAACTGTCATTTTAATCGTCTGTAATTCCTAAATTTGCAGTACAACTTTTTCCACCATGGTCATCAATTAATTAAAGTGTCTCCAACAATGTATTTGACAATCATGTTTGTAGCAAATATATGAATGTGTCTAGCGCAAATTCAGTGTCCTAATGGGAAGTATTTGTGAATATGTATACTGTGGATACCCATCCATATCTGTTGTCACGAATGTTTAAATTTCTGTTGTACGAACTACATTCCCTACATTTATATGGATCACCTATGTATTTTAACACATGTATCGATCATTTTACCTGTGTATGTGATAATGATTTTTGTGAGGTGAAATTGGGTGAGTGAGAAAATACTCTGATATTTGAATGTAGCAATGTAGTTTTTAGATAGCTGCACGAGGACCCGCTGAGAGCGCTTAATTTTTTCTTCCTGTGCATATGTGCATCCATCGAAGTGGATCAATTTCTAGCAGTTGATATTATGAGTGTCAGTGTTTCCTCATACCAATTGTTTTGAGCAATTAAATTGGTAAGTGTCTACAACAGGTTCTTGGCCAAGTCAAGTTGATGGTGTAATCAGATGTTTTGTTCCTCAAAATCTGATTGTTTTAATTAGAGTGAGGTCTAAGAAACAAAATACATGGATTTTAAATTCGGAATTAGCTACCATGCTTAATTTTTTCTATGCCCTTGTGTATTTTTCATTTGAACCTTGCAGACAATAATAATACTCTGGGGGACACATATATATATTAGACATATCTTGTCCAGTGCTACGTTGTTCTTTGAAGTATGTCTGATCGATGCCCTCTTTTTATTTGATTGATGAAGTGACTTACAAGGTGGGAGGACGGCAATAAATAGGACTGCTTGACTGAATGTTGTAGATCGATGGTGCATCCTTCCTTGGAGGAGAAGATGTGCTGAGACTGGACCTGAATGTAGATGGTCCATGGTGCTTTCAGGTGATGGGCATGGCGGCTGGGTCCTTGCTTGCTATGTACAGTAAGCGCGATGCCGATGCCCTGAAGGAGCTTAAGCGACAAGTATGGCCTGATGTGACTGAGCAGGAGTTTTCTTCAGAGAAGAAGAGGCTCCTTCTCGTATATTGTGCTAGAGATTGTATGGAATATGTGACATGGACCAACCTTACCCTGTGAATGTAAATGTGCTGTTGGCTGAACTTGCACCTCTGCAATTTTATATCTGACTTTATGACGGTATTATGTTGTTCATGTCAGTCGTAAATGCCAATAGGTCTTGCTCAATTATGATATATTTTCCTGTGCCAATTCAACAATTTTTGTTTCTGGGGATGGATGGCTGTTGAGACTTTTTTATGTTAAATATTGTAGGTCATGTACATATAGTCTTGCATGTTGATAGCCGATGGCGATGTAAATTTATTAGACCTTTTACTTCTTTAGATGGCATCATACCTACAACTTAAACTATTATGCACTCGTGCAGTCGTGCTTAAAATACCATTTGGTGATCATAGTGCAGAAGTGCAAAATATTCCTGGTTATTGCCAAGTGGCTGCAAGGTGCATTCAGATATGTATTAACTGACATGTGTTTATTCTGTCTTCGCCGCCTTTTGCAGAGTCAGCTGCTGAATACGGGTGATGATATGATGGCCTCGTCTTTACCAGAATCATCCAAATTTGCTCGCTGGTTTTGCCATGAAGGTAATCCTCTTTCGTAATTGTGGCATATGCTATGTGTCGGTCACTAGAACTAGAATCGTCATGCTATAAAAAGTTCCCAACAGAAGTAAATTTTGTGGACATGCTGTCAGCACCTGTGTACTGATGCTAAGTCTGAACCCCAAAATGTCACACAGATTCGACACTAAAAGTTTCAGTCAATGAACGGCTAGGATTGGAAGTCCAGTGAGGTTTAGAAGGGATCAGTTAACTCCACTGTTTGCATGTCATTAGATTTACCTTTACAGTATTTGAATTCACGTTAAAAGCTGAGTTGTAATGAACTATAAGTCGTTGGGCTTGCAATGAAAGGGTAAGAAAGTTGATGACAAACTAGTGTACTGTGGCTTAGctgtcgtcctcttcctctctTCCGATCTATCTAACCCGAGGGCCGAACCCTAGACAATTTCGCTCAAGACCGGTCCAAATAGACCCCCAGGGCACAACACATACCCCTCTTTTATGGCATGCAAAATGCAGTTTGGTTAAAAGACATGTTTACACTTTTTTTTACAGTGTTCGTTTGATGATAATTTCTTCTAATTCGCTTTTTATCTGTATATCCTGTAAATTCAAAATCTTCAGAGGACTTGCCATCAATGAGCCAGCTCTCCATGATTGTCAAAAAGGAAAATCCAGGTCCACAAAACATAGCTCGTGGTCCAACTTTGTCTGATGGTGCTATTCAGAATTTATCTTCAAAACTAACTACCGATAAATTCGATACTACATCAAAGTTACCATCATTTCCGTCTCCCGAACAGTACAGCGATGCTGGTATCCCAGAGCCAGCTCCAGTTGTGATGAAGTGTGAGGATCTAGAGCAGGCGATGCTGACACAGGTTGCTAGCAATAGCAGTTCTACTCAGCAGACTAGAGAGGCATCAGGTTGGTTTGGACGAGCCAACCGCCATGCAGAAAATAGCTGTAGACAATCATGCATCGCATCACCTTCCATTATTACAGTATAGGGAACAGATATCAAGGGATCAGCTCCGTTCGGTTTCCCCATAGGATCAGCTGATGAACCACAGAGTTCTGATGTAAATGTCATGATCAATGGTGGGATATATGGAACTGTTCCGATTAACAGAACTGAAACTGTTTCTATTCAGGGGTCTGCATACAGTAATGAAGGATATTACCCTGGTGAAGAGAGGCTCTGCCCTTCATCAACAACAATAAAGACGGAGATGCTTTTGAAGAACCAAGAACTGGAATAGAGTACATAAATACATAATTCAGTGGTCCAAGTCAGGGTACTAGCTTTGACAAGAATGGCTTGGAAATTAATCTGCCTGAGGAAGACAGTTTGGTTACAATGAATGTATCTTTGGTTGCCGTCACTGAGATCCGGTGGGGTGGAGGTGCAATTGTTGGAGAAGGCTCCGAGTTGATGATCTTAACTATAAACTTGAAAGCCTTTCAAGTAGTTGGTCCTGATGCTCTGGGGTCTCGTTCCAACAAACATCGTTGTCAGGTCGAGTCTCAGAATCTTTACCATCCTGTACAGGGTAGGCAACCTGCACTGGCTCCTCGTCCTATGCTCAATCACGTTACCAGGTGGAGTCAGCTGTCAGCAAGCCCTATTTGACATGCCACATGATCCCCGCCCTTCTTTTCCAcctaatatttgtctttctagttaCTTGTTTTGATCATTGTCAAAAGTAACTGCTCGTGATTTTGATGAAGTAGCAAAGttggtatatactccctccgttcctaaatatttgtctttctagacatttcaaatgactaccacatacagatgtatgtagacatattttagagtgtagattcactcattttgctccgtatgtagtcacttgttgaaatgtctagaaagacaaatatttaggaacggagggagtatatactagtTGTACTTGTCTGAAATACTACAATCCTTGCATGCATGTGGTTGGGCCCTTTTGAAATTTGCACTAGTCTGTACGTGTTGGCAtgattcatttcatttcatttcactGCTAAGACTGCATTAGGACCTGCCTTTCTTTTCTTCAGTACAGTACGTGATTTACCATTCTTTCAGAATTCAGATTGTGCCTCCTACTTGTTTCTTTTATTCAGTTTATTATTTATACGTCTGAACTAGCAGCTCCGGTTGATGCGCATCTCTTGTGTGGACGGCGCATGGAGTTGCTCTGCTTTTTGGAACGAGCTGGCCAGACCACGTGGGCGTATGGTCAGATTTGTAGCCTCGTTGGATCATTATTTTTAaaatggaggcaaaagatttgaCTCGTCAATTAATCAAGAAGATAATTGCTCGGTTAATTAACGAAAAACCAGTCGAGAACTGATACATATAGATCACATGCGGACCACTCGCTAAGAAAGAAACTCCATGACCCCATCGTCAATCCGACAAATATACATAACGTGCAACCACCACGACCCCTTACACTTCCACGTCGCAAAGAAGCCCCCAACGAAACCATGGTTGAAGAGAACAGACGCCACCAAATCCACGGAGACGAGCCAATCAGAGATGGTGGTCGAAATGACTGAGAATCAGCCATTAAGTAGCCGCGGACGCCTTACTAGTGGCGCTACTCTTCTTGCCTATGCTCTTGAGAGCCTTCTACACCTTCTTGATTTTGCCCGTAAAAGCCTCCTCCATTAGGAGGCAAGCAATCGCCTTGGCAGATGGCTCACGGGTTGGGCTCGGTGGCCTCTTTTATTCATCCGTGCGCTTTGGCATCTTTCACAGCTGACAGCCGTGCATGTGCATGATCCCCCTTTGTTGGCGATGAAGTAGGCAGAGTCCGTCTATAATAAACTAAACTGGTCACATTCAGATAAAACTTTCGGTACGGTACTAATCTGCGGGCAGCTCGCCGCGGATGCCGTCTCCTACGTCGTACCAGCAGCTCTCGTCAGGGCCGGCTAAGGACAGAAGCGCGACGCCGTCGACCCCCAgcctctctctttcccctcgcccGTGACTATCCCCgtcctcctctgctctcttccccGAACGCACCGGCAGCACGCCGCTGTGAACCACCGCCCTTCTCCTCGCCTCCCCAAGTTGTCTAAAAGCTGCGCCGAGCCACGCTGCATCTCCTCACCGACGAACACGAGCCCGGGAGCACCACCGCCTCTCTTCCCCGATCGCCACCGTCAACTCTTCCCCGAGATGGCCGACGACGCCATCGAATGCTCCGTTTTTCTCCTGTTCCCGTTCGAGCCCTAGCTAGCTAGCCATTCCGTTATGGCCGAGCGCTCTCTGTAATCCTGTAATCCCTGCTAGTATTCTATATGAATTCCTCAACCTTTTGCTTCTCTTATTTTGTTTCAGTTTTTACTACTGTCAAGTGCCGCTCACATTTTTGGTAGAAATCGTTTCTGTTTATTTTAACTATGCCTTGAGTTTACATCCTTGTGCTTTAGTGAATCCGAATCCTAATTGTTTGGGCAATCTGTTCATTTGGTTATAGTTGAAAAATCTGAAATGATGAGTGTCATGTTTATCATGTTCCTGTGTGCACTTGTTCTGAACCTTAGCTGCTGCTCCTTTTACTTGTCAGTTTCGTCAGAGTTCTGTTTTGGTTAACTGATGGCTTGCAAGATCTTCATCtttctatactactccctccgtccgcttgttcctcaaatggatgtatctagcactaacttggtgctaatgctagatacatccatttgagggacacgTTTTTTCGGACGGAGGTAATACCTTTATTTCTCCTTGTCATTCTACTAGATAGAGGATTAGTTTTGCATCTGTGGAAGAAATCTTTCACCCTTTCTCAGAGTAGCTTGGCTTTAGGATTTTGCTTTGCAATTATACTTCAATCCCTGGACAAGATCCAGAACAGGACCCAAACCAAGATTTGCTACATTTAAGTTTGTAAAATGCCAAATAGTAGGGTAAGCCGCAAATTTGTATGGCTGCTGCCGGTAAACTTTGGAAATGAGCATCATGATgttcaaatttattttgaaaaaaatgcTTAGTCCTTTTGCATTTGACTATGAAATCAGAGTTGCTTGGTTCAAATCATTTTGCTTGGAAACTAGCTAATTAACGGAAGTCGGTGATCATGGACCTTGTGTTGTTGCCATGCTTGCTCTCCACagtttatttgtttgtttgtttgttagagcaactctagcagaccccgcatcccgtcccgacccgtaaaataaccgtcaaaatgcgGGTCGGGGCGGAAAAACCcgcccgatcagaccccgcatcccgcctcgGCCAGCAAAAATTTTTAGGAGGCGCGGCAAAATCCCGAGCCCAACCTGGAaaaacgcgggtttccccctcgcggctgcggtgccctgcatataagcggaaacggttggtggggggacatttcatcccgcgctttctcccaccaaccacctctcctctcccctctcgcgccgccgccggccgccgcccaagattccggcgaccgcagccggcaggagcacgccggaaggccgccacgcgcacgaggcctccccctcccccctcccccctgtgTCGGCGGGCCGCCGAATTTGCAGATCTGCGGCATTGCCGGATTTGGCTTTTTTCGGCCACCGGTTGCTGCCCCAAgcgatggagtggtcggggagcctctcccgcagcccaggcaagggcgcatcgccgcatgcaggtgCGAGTTCGTCCGCCCGCCGTACTCGTCCAGCCGTCCACCGGGCTCGGCGCTCGTGCAGCGTCTTTGTGgcttgccgatgccgctcatagagTGCGACGACTACACGCTGAAAGTGCTGCGGCTCACTTCGAGCAtgccgaagcaccccggatgggtgttcttcaaatgcgaaaacgaccgggaacgtgcacttgcggtagctcGTTTCACAGTTCATTCTTTAGCTAAATTGCGGTGGCTCACTTCGAGCTTGCTCATTCTTTTGTGTAGGACgaaggatgctcattttggttttgggaagggcaatacattgatttgttgatagaaagatatttaatagatgttagtgcactccttagtacaatcgaaggcaatgatgcgg
This DNA window, taken from Triticum aestivum cultivar Chinese Spring chromosome 1D, IWGSC CS RefSeq v2.1, whole genome shotgun sequence, encodes the following:
- the LOC123183392 gene encoding uncharacterized protein isoform X2; the encoded protein is MLRLRCCVLNHLLSSPATSPASHLHRLVSAAAPAPAAPPNATFAVEDYLVETCGLTRAQALKASAKLPHLKSPSNPDAVLAFLAGLGLSGADVAAAVARDPRLLCAKLDKALASNVAGLAGLGLSRCEIARIVSLAGYSLGNKSAVSKLHYYLPLFGSPEKFIQAMKFNTNLLTYSLERVTKPNVAFLRKCGLGACDIAKLCAARSRMLTINIDRLRAMVAFAEGLGVPRGSRMFWRALNAVAALREENIAAKVDSLKNIFRWSGAEVGIAFCKAPMVLALSKDLLQSKSDFLISEVGLTPAYIAPRSTLLTFSLEGRLKPREGVHGEVHMPSQGSCTAAL
- the LOC123183392 gene encoding uncharacterized protein isoform X1, which produces MLRLRCCVLNHLLSSPATSPASHLHRLVSAAAPAPAAPPNATFAVEDYLVETCGLTRAQALKASAKLPHLKSPSNPDAVLAFLAGLGLSGADVAAAVARDPRLLCAKLDKALASNVAGLAGLGLSRCEIARIVSLAGYSLGNKSAVSKLHYYLPLFGSPEKFIQAMKFNTNLLTYSLERVTKPNVAFLRKCGLGACDIAKLCAARSRMLTINIDRLRAMVAFAEGLGVPRGSRMFWRALNAVAALREENIAAKVDSLKNIFRWSGAEVGIAFCKAPMVLALSKDLLQSKSDFLISEVGLTPAYIAPRSTLLTFSLEGRLKPRYYVTKFLKENGLLDHDRDYYSAVILTEKVFMEKFICPHKEAAPQLSEDYAVACKGEVPTRFRFSGTKNLQ